The genomic segment ATAGTTCACCTTTGCGACAACGCTTCCTTGATTCATATGATGCTTTGGTGTGGTCAGACTCGGTGAGAAGTGTGTTAGCGCTGCTGTACTGTGGCATTATTTCCGTGTATTCCACGATTATTACGGCTCACACCTTCACACATATCaacttaccatctctctctctctctctctctctctctctctctctcaacaaacgcATCTTTCAATTTTTCCACATTAAATATAAAAACGGATATAATATGAAAACCAATCATTATTTGCAGATCAATTTAAACACTTTTCTtacacattatttttcctcatgcGTGACTTCAGCACATTATCAAAGAAATATATACTAGTACCTTACAACTTACTATCAACTCCCTCCCATCATAAGAAGCAGatacatgtcaataaaatacaataaggagtaaaaataataacttagTAGGAATAGCGAATCAACTTTCAGCTGAATCCCACCGCTACGCTACGCCCACATGTTATTTATAAATCCACGCTTTACGCAGCCACGAGAACTGTGTGGGTGAGTCCAGGTGCCCTCAGCTCACTGCCCTATACCCTTAACTGCCATTTACACTGCACGCTGACTCAAGGGCGGGGAATGTACTTGATGGAGGTaacgaggaaaataaaactataCTGAAGGCTGCTAGGGGAAAGGTACGGAGTGAATTTTCGGTACTTAGCATCCCTCTAGTGAAGGTGGGATCAGTGGAAAGTTTGGGGAGAAGTTAAGTGTAGGTGTAGTGTTGGTCAGAAGTACAGAGGGACATTGTGTGGGTCAGCAGatgtggtgagagaaagagtttTGTGTGAGATGTAGAGATTTTAGTGAGAAATGCAGATAAGGAAAAATCTAGGTCACAGAAATCTTGTTGAGAAGTgcaggaaaaatagtaaaatactATCAAATTTCTGCGAGAAATGTAGATAAGAAATGGCTGGGGGTACTCACAAGATATGCATGGTTACTgcatcttctttatttcttttttttcttcatgcttGGGGAAACCATGTCGCTactgcaagaaggaaaaaataatgatgaataaatagagaaaataacctAATGGTGGAAGTTATACTATTAAGAGAATGTTCCCCGTCCAGTGATGAAATCTGAGTGTTAGGAGTGTGTGACAGATTTGTTTCAGTAAAAGATACATTTTAAGTCACACTCATCCTGGTATATTCACTACAGCAAATCTTCCTATAGATTTTGTTATGCTTTAGCTGAATTTATGATTCCTTTGGCAGCTCTTTTTTCTATAAGGTAGTAGAGACCATGCTTAAACCAGCCACACTCTCCTGGCTAGCACATGCAGCCTTCAGTAAATATTAAGATGAGTTACACCACTCTTTACTAGTGTTCCCTTGCAATCAGTAGTCCATCCGTAAGGAgaccaacctaacctagcatTACTTAACCCAACttatgctaggttaggttaggttaggttaggtaatactGTGGTTGAGCTGAAAACATTAGTAAATAGTGGTGTACCTTGTTTTAATATTTACACAGCCTTCTAACTGCAATGTAATGATCTTATAACTGTCTTATAACAAcctaaaaacaacaaacaattaGGGACAGATAAAATGAAACACCATGAATGACCTTCCCTCATGATGTTGCATCACCACACAACAACGCGAGTCAAAGCAGGACAGGTCAGGGTGATTAAGGCTGGTCTTTCCTGCCTCTCTGATGTGGCTTCCATCCCTAGTCACATCTACTACTTCCTTATTGATGGCAGATCAATTTCTTGCAGACTTATAATGGAGATGGTAGTTTTTAATTCAATCTTGATGCTTATAATGCAACTTGCAAAGGGTCTCATCTTATGAGAGATAAAATTGCTTAATACCTTATGAAGAGGATTTAAGACACTAATAAGATCTAACATGTAACAGGTCagcatcattaaaaaaaaataaataaaagaaagaaataaaaaatctttTACCATGTTTTTAAATGTAATGTATTATGGATAACTTCAGCTTGAACCACTCCGGTTTCATTTGTAACAAATCCTATTGGTGTACAGCTAGGACTCATTTCCATTATTTGAACCACTTGTTATATCACTTGGCATCCACTGTGCATACCAAGTAAAACTCATTAAATTGCTCCCATTACCTTTATGCCTCTGTATCTAGTGCAGCaactcaccacacacaacaaTGGATGGACACAGTGCAGCATAAACACGTCTCCCTGACAAGTTTTACGATCTGCCTATATTGCTAATTGtcactctctttctttgccTATATAGTATATGTACATACTATTTTGATTGATGTTTCTTTCAGGAGAGATGAGCAGggatgaagggggaggagggccTGAGGCTGGTGACTCTCCATTCCCACCCAGAACACACAGAAGAGTGTATGAAGATCCTCAATGACCAGTGGCCTCGCAGCAGGACCAtgaggtttgtgtgtgggtgtgtatggtgaTTCCAATTTCCCATCCACTCAACCAAAGTGACTGTCATGTAACTAATGATTAATACTAGAATGTATCATATATGTATCTTCACTTTTACTCCATCTCAACACCAAAACCCCACATTGTTAATATTTATATTGTCCTTGGGTAAAAATCAAACATATACATTCAGATTGTCCTAAGCTCAAACTCAAACTTACACAGAGTGCAACACAAGTTTCTGTAGATACTGCCCAAGGTAAAAGTGCAAGTTATTCTAGGTGGAAAATGGTCTTTGCACACATGCATTTTGAGACTTCAATTTGCCACGGCATGAAATTCAGGTATGGCCTGGTAACAGATATAGCGGCAGGGGGTGGGCAGGAACCCACAGTGGAAAAACTTCATTTCACTACACTCCATAATGTTTTAAACTATTCAGTATGTACATTAGTCTAAAAATATTAGTTCATTACTAGAGTTCATGTCTCAGTGCACCACACTCTGGTCTGATGCCTTCCATTCTCAGTTAACACAACGTGCACCCTTGTATTTCAGGATGAGATCACTGAGTACCTCCTGTGACCAGTTCCCGACATCCCTGCTTCTCCTGAAGACTACTTCACAGGGGGACACAGAGGTGATAGGCCACTCCAGGCTTAACACTCTGCCAAGGGAACCTGATGCTGCATGGATCGAGTCTGTCGTCATCAGGCGGGACCTGCGGGGGGCTGGATATGGACGCCAACTTATGACCAGGACAGAGGAATATGCCAGAGTCAGCGGCTTCACCACCATGTACCTGTCAACCCATGACCAGCAGGTGTTTTATGGCAAGCTTGGCTACGAGTTCTGTCCTCCTGTGTGCATCTACGGAGGATCAGTTAACAAGCACCTCATACCAAAGCACTTCATACCACCACAGTTAACTCAGGGAGTTCAAGCACTGTCCCTCAAGAACAGTGTGGTGAAGGACCAGAAGCAAGGTGCCCCTCCCCCAGCCACTCCTGCACCACCACATCCATCCTTGCCTcgtcctccacccctccccacATCCTCAAAATTGACAAAAGATCATATTACAAAAATGGAGCCATCTACTTTGACAAAAATGTATATGACGAAGGAGTTATAACAAagcatattatttattatcaatgtggatAAGGAATTTTTGTATAAATCTTTTTCTTAAACAATTCCTTAGAGTTTTCATGTCTTATCACCTGAAAATTGTCTTTCAACTGGATGTCATTAAGAGCACAGGCCATAAAGTTATTCTGTGCCCTCTCTGCCAACATCATTCTGCACTGAGGAGCCACAGAAGTCCTACAGTGATGGTGGAACACAGAATTAACACCTGTCATTGATAAATCTCCCTCCACAGCATCAACATTTTAGTTTGTCTCGATGTAAAGTAAATAATAtgtaatgtgagagagaaaaaaagagaaaaagaacattcAGTCACAAGCTACCACATGCTTAAACCAGgtgaaaaatgagtaaataaataacagcaaCACATTAACAATTTCAGCATTAGTATGAATCTTATCTAAAGCTGCATGAAAGGTGACACGCCATGCTGAGTGCAGGATAAGAGCAAGGCCACACTCACACTGATTTCACTTCCAATACATTCTCTTTCAAACAGCTGCAAGACCTCAGATTACTTACTACTACGAATATCTGAAAactaagatgaaaatgaaagcaagATAAGAACTGAAGATAAAATACGAATGAATCACACAATACTGTATGATTGCAACATGTACAAATATCTTATGGGAACTTTATAAAACTGGGTACATACCTAgcacattaatatttttctgtaaTCTTACCTAACAATGTAACCTGTGCCTTACctcatttcaaagcatatttcTAAATTTTCTTCTCTGATGTACTGTACATGACAACCATCATATCTGTGTATGAAACTGcaattttattcctctttta from the Portunus trituberculatus isolate SZX2019 chromosome 17, ASM1759143v1, whole genome shotgun sequence genome contains:
- the LOC123504967 gene encoding N-alpha-acetyltransferase 80-like — its product is MKGEEGLRLVTLHSHPEHTEECMKILNDQWPRSRTMRMRSLSTSCDQFPTSLLLLKTTSQGDTEVIGHSRLNTLPREPDAAWIESVVIRRDLRGAGYGRQLMTRTEEYARVSGFTTMYLSTHDQQVFYGKLGYEFCPPVCIYGGSVNKHLIPKHFIPPQLTQGVQALSLKNSVVKDQKQGAPPPATPAPPHPSLPRPPPLPTSSKLTKDHITKMEPSTLTKMYMTKEL